A stretch of Aerococcaceae bacterium zg-252 DNA encodes these proteins:
- a CDS encoding F0F1 ATP synthase subunit delta, with the protein MTEKQTKTETARVERVKTHENLLLKKLQQEQVQETLDSVENKGIDREHYEDSLLEKLMTQVTSAGRKSAFHSNDRPEILMITSAVELTEEEKEIIVRKFIEKTNKKLRRITTVVDSNLITGIRLQSESFFYEVSGQKTLRELRRHLERNWRY; encoded by the coding sequence ATGACAGAAAAACAAACAAAAACTGAAACTGCGCGTGTTGAACGAGTGAAGACACATGAAAATTTACTTTTGAAGAAACTTCAACAAGAACAAGTGCAAGAAACTTTAGATTCAGTAGAAAATAAAGGGATTGATAGAGAACATTATGAAGATTCATTGCTTGAAAAGTTAATGACCCAAGTAACTTCTGCTGGGAGAAAATCAGCTTTTCATTCGAATGATCGACCTGAAATATTGATGATTACGTCAGCTGTTGAATTAACTGAAGAAGAGAAAGAAATCATTGTTCGCAAATTTATTGAAAAAACAAATAAAAAATTACGACGGATTACGACGGTAGTGGATTCAAACTTAATTACAGGAATTCGTCTTCAAAGTGAAAGTTTCTTCTATGAAGTAAGTGGACAAAAAACATTGCGAGAGCTACGCCGTCATTTAGAACGAAATTGGCGTTACTAA
- a CDS encoding F0F1 ATP synthase subunit alpha yields the protein MSLERLDERLRQQIRLFHAEGSIEEIGTITYIGDGIARANGLENVMIGEMVEFANGTKGMVQNLESNDVGIIIFGDYVTIHEGDLVRRMNRIMEVPVGNGLLGRVVNPLGEAIDGLGEIQSSKSRPVEADAPGIMERQSVHQPLQTGIKAIDSLVPIGRGQRELIIGDRKTGKTTLAVDAILNQKGQDVLCIYVAIGQKESTVKNIVNTLQSFGAMEYTIVMSASASQPAPLLYLAPYAATAIAEEFMYSGKHVLIIYDDLSKQAAAYREMSLLLKRPPGREAYPGDVFYLHSRLLERSAKLSDALGGGSITSLPIVETQAGDISAYIPTNIISITDGQIFLESDLFHSGVRPAINAGLSVSRVGGAAQLKPMKQVSGTLRIDLASFRELEAFSQFGSDLDAYTQKRLNRGRRTVEVLKQPQHRPVSVEKQIILFYALNHGYLDGVSISDIRDYEASLFEFLENRYEVILRDIRRNGRMPEDDLMTSILDEHVSSMG from the coding sequence ATGAGTTTAGAACGTTTAGATGAACGATTACGCCAACAAATTCGTCTGTTCCATGCAGAAGGTTCTATCGAAGAAATCGGTACGATTACATATATTGGAGATGGAATTGCAAGAGCCAATGGTTTAGAAAATGTAATGATTGGTGAAATGGTAGAATTCGCTAATGGAACAAAAGGAATGGTACAAAACTTAGAATCCAATGATGTTGGGATTATCATTTTTGGAGACTATGTTACGATTCATGAGGGGGATTTAGTTCGCCGTATGAATCGTATTATGGAAGTACCGGTAGGAAATGGATTATTAGGTCGTGTTGTGAATCCATTGGGTGAAGCAATTGACGGATTAGGTGAAATTCAATCGTCTAAGAGCCGACCAGTTGAGGCTGATGCACCAGGAATTATGGAGCGTCAAAGTGTACATCAACCATTGCAAACCGGAATTAAAGCAATTGATTCATTAGTGCCAATTGGAAGAGGTCAACGTGAGTTGATTATTGGTGACCGTAAAACAGGGAAAACAACCCTAGCTGTTGATGCTATTTTGAATCAAAAGGGACAAGATGTTCTTTGTATCTATGTTGCGATTGGTCAAAAAGAATCAACGGTAAAAAATATTGTGAATACGTTACAAAGTTTTGGTGCAATGGAGTACACCATTGTGATGAGTGCGAGTGCATCGCAACCAGCACCATTACTTTATTTAGCACCGTATGCTGCGACTGCTATAGCAGAAGAGTTTATGTATTCTGGTAAACATGTATTGATTATTTATGATGATTTATCAAAACAGGCTGCTGCTTATCGTGAAATGAGTTTGTTATTGAAACGTCCACCGGGACGTGAAGCTTATCCAGGGGACGTGTTCTATTTACACTCTCGTTTATTAGAACGCTCAGCTAAGTTATCTGATGCACTTGGTGGTGGCTCAATTACTTCATTACCAATTGTTGAAACACAGGCGGGAGATATTTCAGCATACATTCCAACGAATATTATTTCGATTACAGACGGACAAATATTTTTAGAGAGCGATTTGTTCCATTCGGGTGTTCGACCAGCGATTAATGCCGGACTTTCTGTATCTCGTGTTGGTGGGGCAGCACAATTAAAACCAATGAAACAAGTTTCGGGTACTTTGCGGATTGATTTAGCAAGTTTCCGAGAGTTAGAAGCATTTTCTCAGTTTGGTTCAGATTTAGATGCCTATACACAAAAACGATTAAATCGTGGTCGCCGTACAGTTGAAGTATTAAAACAACCGCAACATCGACCAGTGAGTGTTGAAAAACAAATTATTCTATTCTATGCTCTGAACCATGGTTATTTAGACGGTGTTTCAATATCGGATATTCGTGACTATGAAGCGTCGTTATTTGAATTTTTAGAAAATCGATACGAAGTCATCTTGCGTGATATTCGCCGCAATGGTCGTATGCCTGAAGATGATTTGATGACTTCTATCTTAGATGAACATGTCAGTTCAATGGGTTAA
- the atpG gene encoding ATP synthase F1 subunit gamma: protein MSLNQIRKRIDSTRKTAQITNAMRMVSASKYNRMVQESVKYFEYAQKVKQMVAVLGKQQFDLLDDGVPMDVDEVKDINFNDLLIERPIKRTGYLIITSDKGLAGGYNTSIIKATDTMLKDDHQSKDEVVVLAIGEPIAKYCREEGYEIAYELHHLTDQPSFIEVSRIVRKAVKLFKKQVFDALYVCYNHHINAMTTQFRAEQILPLTDLELEEEIETSLFPVDFLIEPNQSALLDVLLPQYAESQIYGAIMDAKTSEHASRMNAMRSATDNAEEMIDDLKQQYHQQRQLKVTSEISEIISGANAQQ from the coding sequence ATGTCGTTAAATCAAATTAGAAAAAGAATAGACTCTACGCGAAAGACTGCACAAATAACGAATGCCATGCGTATGGTATCAGCATCAAAATATAATCGAATGGTACAAGAATCTGTGAAGTATTTTGAATATGCACAAAAGGTAAAACAGATGGTTGCAGTGCTTGGAAAGCAACAATTTGACTTGCTAGATGACGGAGTCCCAATGGACGTTGATGAAGTGAAAGACATTAATTTTAACGATTTGTTAATTGAACGTCCAATCAAACGAACAGGTTATTTGATTATCACATCGGATAAAGGGTTAGCCGGTGGTTATAATACTTCAATCATAAAAGCGACGGATACCATGTTAAAAGATGATCATCAAAGTAAAGACGAAGTGGTGGTATTAGCAATTGGAGAGCCGATTGCAAAATATTGTCGGGAAGAGGGATATGAAATTGCGTATGAATTGCATCATCTAACAGACCAACCGAGCTTTATAGAAGTTTCACGTATTGTAAGAAAAGCTGTAAAATTATTTAAAAAACAAGTATTTGACGCATTGTATGTTTGTTATAACCACCATATTAATGCGATGACAACTCAATTTCGTGCTGAGCAAATTTTGCCTTTAACCGATTTAGAACTCGAAGAAGAAATTGAAACGAGTTTATTTCCAGTCGACTTTTTGATTGAGCCCAATCAAAGTGCGCTCTTAGATGTGTTATTGCCACAATATGCAGAAAGTCAAATTTATGGTGCGATTATGGACGCTAAAACAAGTGAACATGCGAGTCGAATGAATGCGATGCGAAGTGCGACAGATAATGCAGAAGAAATGATTGATGATTTGAAACAACAGTATCATCAACAAAGACAATTAAAAGTTACCAGTGAAATTTCAGAAATTATTAGTGGTGCCAATGCACAACAGTAA
- the atpD gene encoding F0F1 ATP synthase subunit beta, which translates to MRIGHIEQVIGPVVDVTFPIENGVPDIHNALLVTTADMGDVFEGNIAEEDKKITLEVALDLGHGTVRTIAMQSTDGLCRGMTVVDYLAPIKVPVGEETLGRVFNVLGETIDELEPVSTEVKRNSIHRGAPTYEELSNNYQILETGIKVIDLLAPYVKGGKIGLFGGAGVGKTVLIQELIHNIAEQLGGISVFTGVGERTREGNDLVMEMRASGVNKKTAMVFGQMNEPPGARMRVVLTGLTMAEYFRDELNQDVLLFIDNIYRFTQAGSEVSALLGRMPSAVGYQPTLASEMGEMQERITSTKNGSITSIQAVYVPADDYTDPAPATTFAHLDATTNLERRLAEQGIYPAVDPLASSSSALTEEIVGVRHYNVARKVQTILQRYRELQDIIAILGIDELSDEEKITVKRARRIQYFLSQNFHVAEAFTGVPGSFVTIEETLDGFEGIVDGKYDVIPEEAFRNVGNIDQVLDKAKKMGVTLSDEVN; encoded by the coding sequence ATGCGAATTGGTCATATTGAACAAGTGATTGGGCCTGTTGTCGATGTCACTTTCCCAATTGAAAATGGTGTTCCTGATATACATAATGCGTTACTTGTCACAACGGCAGATATGGGCGATGTATTTGAGGGGAATATCGCAGAAGAAGATAAAAAAATAACATTAGAAGTTGCGTTAGACTTAGGACATGGAACAGTGAGAACGATTGCGATGCAATCAACAGACGGACTTTGTCGTGGTATGACGGTTGTCGATTATTTAGCACCGATTAAAGTGCCGGTAGGTGAAGAAACACTTGGTCGAGTTTTTAATGTTTTAGGTGAAACAATCGACGAGTTGGAGCCTGTATCTACAGAAGTAAAACGTAATAGTATTCATCGTGGTGCACCAACGTACGAAGAGTTGAGTAACAATTATCAGATTCTTGAAACAGGGATTAAAGTCATTGATTTATTAGCACCGTATGTGAAAGGTGGAAAAATCGGTCTGTTTGGGGGAGCCGGAGTAGGTAAGACGGTTTTAATTCAAGAGTTGATTCACAATATTGCTGAACAATTGGGTGGTATTTCAGTGTTTACCGGTGTTGGAGAACGGACACGTGAGGGTAATGATCTTGTAATGGAAATGCGTGCTTCCGGTGTTAATAAAAAAACAGCCATGGTATTCGGTCAAATGAACGAACCGCCGGGTGCTCGTATGCGTGTTGTATTGACAGGATTAACAATGGCAGAATATTTCCGAGATGAATTGAATCAAGATGTTTTATTATTTATCGATAATATTTATCGATTTACTCAAGCTGGGTCAGAAGTATCGGCATTACTCGGAAGAATGCCGTCTGCAGTAGGGTATCAACCTACATTGGCTAGTGAAATGGGTGAAATGCAGGAACGGATTACGTCTACAAAAAATGGTTCGATTACTTCGATTCAAGCAGTTTATGTACCAGCCGATGACTATACTGACCCTGCACCAGCTACAACTTTTGCACATCTAGATGCTACAACGAACTTAGAACGTCGTTTAGCTGAACAAGGGATTTACCCTGCAGTAGACCCATTGGCGTCTTCTTCAAGTGCGTTAACAGAAGAAATCGTAGGTGTGCGTCATTATAATGTGGCTCGTAAAGTTCAAACGATTTTACAACGCTATCGTGAATTGCAAGATATTATTGCTATTTTAGGTATTGATGAATTAAGTGATGAAGAAAAAATTACAGTAAAACGTGCAAGACGTATTCAATATTTCTTATCACAAAACTTCCATGTCGCTGAAGCATTTACAGGTGTACCAGGCTCTTTTGTAACCATTGAGGAAACTCTAGATGGTTTTGAGGGGATTGTTGACGGTAAATACGATGTAATACCGGAAGAAGCATTTAGAAACGTGGGGAATATCGACCAAGTGTTAGATAAAGCGAAGAAAATGGGAGTAACACTTTCTGACGAAGTGAATTAG
- the atpC gene encoding ATP synthase F1 subunit epsilon, which translates to MAEEKALRNHMQVCISSPNGVIYDHRSVSCNVVTVDGGLTIMPNHIPILAALDVGPVKVTRLADGNPVDYIAINGGILSMSNNRLEIISNYAVRARDINEAEVEIQKQQAEEDMEAALREHDARAFRRAKISLNRAINMISVSKHRRS; encoded by the coding sequence ATGGCTGAAGAAAAAGCATTAAGAAATCATATGCAAGTATGTATCTCATCTCCGAATGGTGTTATCTATGATCACCGTTCTGTCAGTTGTAATGTCGTAACCGTTGACGGTGGTTTGACGATTATGCCGAATCATATTCCTATTTTGGCTGCCCTAGATGTCGGGCCAGTAAAAGTGACACGGTTAGCAGACGGTAATCCGGTAGATTATATTGCGATTAATGGTGGTATTTTATCTATGTCGAATAATCGACTAGAAATTATATCGAATTATGCCGTAAGGGCTAGAGATATTAATGAAGCAGAAGTAGAAATTCAAAAACAACAAGCAGAAGAAGATATGGAAGCAGCATTAAGAGAACATGATGCAAGAGCCTTTAGACGAGCAAAAATTTCATTAAATCGAGCGATAAATATGATTTCAGTTAGTAAACATCGCCGCAGTTAA